The window CTTGCGAGTATAGCCCTGGGCCCACAACACAAAGGCCACATTTTCGGCAACGGTACGTCGAGGAATCAGCTTGTAATCTTGAAAAACGACTCCGATTCGACGGCGCACCATCGCTAGCTGGTTACCCCGAAGTCGACTGAGTGATGTTCCTTCAATCATGACATCCCCTGAAGAGGGGCGTTCTTGCCCGTAGAGCAACTTCAGTAGGGTCGACTTGCCCGCCCCTGAGGGTCCTGTAATAAAGAAAAAATCACCCTTATGCATTTGAAGATTGACATCTACTAAGGCCTGGCTGCCGTTTGAATAAGCCTTAGAAACGTTTTGCAAGACCACGACCACATCTCGCTGAGGCGCAGTGCGAGGGGGTTTGGATGCTTTGGGTTGTTTAAATTGAGATTTAGGGACTGTACGGGAGTCGGGAACTGCAGACCGATTGGGTCGGGCAGGAACCGTACCTGCTGCCGGGGGAGACACCATTTGAAAGCGATCGCTGAGGCGTGATCGGACATCTTCAGGCAACCGTTCATATTGACTATTAGAACGTGTGACGACAGAGGTCATAGGCTAAAGTCCCAAGATTATCTAGCTACCCAGGTATCTACCCGCAAGCTTCTATGACGCTGTATTGTACTGAACTTACGGCAAATGTCTACCCCTATTTGCCAAGTTGATATGGTTATTAGCGTTTTAAAGCGAAGCCTGCCCCCACATATAGGGTCATCCTCAAATAGTTGCGTTCACATAAGGGGAAGTTGCTGTTCAGTGGTGAGGGTAGGAACAATGACGGCGTCTCCGTAGCCTAGGTGATGGCAGGCTGCACGGGTAACGACGCGACCTCGGGGAGTTCGCTGTAGATAACCCAGTTGCATCAAGTAGGGTTCGTATACTTCCTCGATTGTTTGCGCATCCTCCCCGGTGGCTGCTGCCATCGTATCGAGTCCTACAGGGCCACCATTGAAATTTTCAATCATGACGGAAAGAAGCCGACGGTCAGTCCAGTCTAGTCCACAGGGATCAACATTAAATAGCTCTAGGGCTTCAGCAGCGATCGCCCGGGTGATAGCGCCTGATGCCTTAACCTCCACATAGTCGCGCACCCGTTTTAATAAGCGATTAGCGATCCGTGGCGTGCCGCGAGATCGCCGGGCAATTTCTTCAGCCCCATCAGGCTGAATGGGCGTATTCAACACCTGAGCTGTCCGCAATGCAATTTGGGTCAACTCATCCACTTCGTAAAACCGCAACCGCTGAATCAGGCCAAAGCGATCGCGCAGGGGAGAGGTGAGCGCCCCAACCCTTGTGGTTGCCCCGACCAAAGTAAAAGGCTGCAGGGGAATGCTGCGCGTTCGGGCACTTTGCCCCTTACCAATAGTGATATCCAGCCGTGAGTCTTCCATTGCTGGGTAAAGGATTTCCTCAGTCACCCGAGGGAGGCGATGGATCTCGTCGATAAACAAGACATCCCCCGGCTTCAGGTTTACCAGCAATCCAGCAATATCGCGGGGTCTTTCGAGCGCAGGGGCGGTTGTGATTTTGCAATCTACCCCCATCTCTTGGGCCAAGATCAGCGCCATTGTGGTCTTACCCAAACCCGGTGGGCCATACAGCAACAGATGATCTAAGGGTTCCTGGCGAGACTTAGCAGCCCGAATCGCGATGTCTAGCACTTCCTTTAGAGACTTCTGACCGATATAGTCTGCCAACCGTTGAGGTCGCAGGCTATCCTCTTGGGGGCTAGCAGGCCGCTCTTCGGCACCTCGGACAAGGGAAGGGGTTAAAGGGAGGGGGACCGTTTCTTGAGGTTTCGTCCCAGACTGCGATCGCCGCCTGGGCGGTTGTGATTCTGGAGAAGATTTTGATGAAATGATGGCCATAGGGTGAGCGCGATCGCAGCAAACTTGCTTCTGATTCTAGTGAGAACGAGCGTATTACTCAACCTGATAGCACACCACTCAACTGCATCAGATCGGCCACCGTCGGGCAGTGAGGTTTGAGCCCTAGCCTGGCAGGATGCACAGGGTTTTCATAAACAAAGTGGCGATACTTCAAGCAAAAGCGATCCCACTCATCCATCCGAATGTTGAATCGATCAATAATGCGGTCTGCCAGCCAAAGGGACAGAGGAATGCGGAAAAAGATACGCAGACCAAGGTAGTCGCTAATTTGCTCTACAGCTTGATTAACGGTCAAAGCAGGATTGCCAATAATGACTTGCCGCGGTTCCCCAGGGCCAGCAGGATGTTCAATTAAGTAATTCACCACTAAAGCAATGTCTTTTCCATGCACAAAGTGAAAGCTGCCGTCCGCTTTCAAAAAGCGAATCAGCCCCATCCACTTCACCACCTCTTGAATGCCTGCGGAAATATGGGAATAAGGCTTGTCTTTATCACCACCGAACACCAGGGTCGGAAAAACCGTTGTAACCTTTGGGAAAATTGCTAACTCCGGTAGCTTGAGATAGCACTGATACTTGCTACGAATGTACTCTGTGCCAATGACCCCGGCTTCAGGCAGAGGCTGATTATGGTTGTCTAAAATGCTGGCAGTGGAAAAGTAGAGTACCTGTTCACACCGATCCACATTAAGCAGTGACATTAGCCTGTGGTTGCCTGTCACGTTGATGTCATAAATTTCCGGTGCCCCTCCCCAAGAAGTTGCCGCAAGGATGGCAATATCCATAGTGGCCAGCAACTCAGCATGGGCATCGACATTACGAATGTCGTCCTGGATGACTTGAATACGCGGTTCATCCTGCCAATTAAACATCAGCTTGGCTGGGTTTCGTACAAGCAGGAATAGATGATGAAGCGTATCCGCGAGCAATGTCTCGATTAGGTAATGGCCGATACAGCCACTTGCCCCGGTGATAAAAATACGCTTTCTGTCAGTATTTTCGGAAGTTTGAAGCAAATCAGACACAGTAATGACAGGGAAAAACGCTGGATTCCCAAGACAGTAATAGAGAAGTCTTCATGCTTGCCTCCTAAAAGAAATGCATGCATGACGCATCTCAGCGATGCTTAATGGCAAGGATGTCAAGGTTATCCCAGCGTATCACCCGGCAGAAATATCACCGTTAAGCAGGAACTGCTAACAGTTGATCGAGTTGTTTACCGGTCTCAAAGAAGAAGGCTGCGTTCTCTTCTGGAGTACCGGGGAGAATACCGTGACCCAAGTTGAGGATATGTCCTCGTCGTCCAGCTTTTTGCACCGTATCAAAAATGCGATCGCGAATAAACTTCTTGGAACCAAACAACGCTGCCGGATCAACATTTCCCTGCACCGCAATATTCGGCCCTAGGCGGCGGCGAGCTTCGGCCATGTCCACCGTCCAATCTACGCTCACAATATCTACCCCAGATTCACCCATGAGGTCTAACACTCCAGCGCTGCCGCTGATGTAAAGAATCAGCGGCGTTTCTGGATACCGGGCCTTAACCTGGCGCACAACCTGTTGCTGATAGGGCAGCGCAAACGTGCGATAGTCCATCGGACTGAGCTGACCAGCCCAGGAGTCAAAAAGCTGCACCACTTGGGCACCGCACTCAATTTGGTGGCAGGCATAGACAGCAATATTATCGGCCAGTTTGCTCAGCAATTGATGCAGCATCGCTGGCTCAGAAAAGGCCATGCCCTTGATGTTGGCATAGTTTTTCGAGGTGCGCCCTTCCACTGCATAGGCAGCCAGCGTCCAGGGAGAACCAACGAACCCTAGCACCGCTGCTTCATTACCGACTTCTGCCCGGAGCGCACCCAAAATCGTCCGGATAAAGGGGGTAGCGGTGTCTGGGTCAAGCCCATGAACCGCATCAACTTGGGCCTGACTACGGATTGGCGTATCAATAATGGGGCCTTTACTCTCAACGATATCGAAAGGAATCCCCATGCCAGTGAGCGGCGTCAGAATATCAGAAAATAAGATCACCCCATCAGGCTTAAAGGCGTGCCATGGCTGTAGCGAAATTTCAATCGCGAGATCAGGATTCTCAGATCGCTCTCGGAAAGAAGAGTATTTGTCACGCAGATCACGATAAACCTTCATATATCGACCTGCCTGGCGCATCATCCACACAGGAGGGCGATCTAACACTTCTCCGCGAGCTGCCCGCAGTAAGAGGGGTACCTGATTCAATCCGACCATTGAAACTTCACCAGTATTTATGAAACGTTTTGAGCGTACTGGTTAGCGTAACATTCTGCGAATACCCCTATTTCTCGTAGCTGGAGAGGCTTCCATTTTTTGCCTCCAGCAGAGAGAGCGCTTCAGCGTAGAATGAAGAGCACTGGGTCATTTGAAGCCACTGAAGGCAAAGGCATGGATATCGTTAATTTTTTTGAAAAGGTTGAAGGAACTTGGTTTTCACAGCGCACGACTCATTTTTCGCTGGGGATGCCTTCTCAAACTGCACAGTCAACATTACAGATCGTTCACCTCACCGCCAGTGATCCCCACATTTCAGCCCTATGCCAACAGTTTGCGGCCAACCCTGACCAAACGGCATTTGCCCTAAGGATTCAGCAAGAAGCGACAAAAAGCCTCTATGGATCAGCTGCAAACACACCTCAGCGCACCACAGTATTAATCGGGTTAAAATCCAATCACGCTTGGGCTGGCGCATTCTTTAGCCAAACCGAGCAAGAATCCGCCACTACCGGGCAATATCACCTTGAAAATGAGGTGCTGACACTCACAACAGTCAATGATCAGCTACGGTCTGAGGAACGGTTATGGTTTATGAACCCTAACCTGCGGATGCGCACCAGCCTACTGAAGCGAGCTGATGGTTTCCAGATGGCTTCGTTCTGCTCAGAAGTCCGTCGCTCACCTAAGACCTAAACTTCAAAGGGTCTTGAATGATGACCTTAAAGGGCGAACGAGGGGATTCGAACCCCCGAATGGCGGAACCACAATCCGCTGCCTTAACCCCTTGGCTACGCTCGCCGTGCGCGCTCTTCAATATAGCATTTCACTCGCTAATTATGACAAGGGTCTACTGACAGGTTTGTCGTGAATAAACCGCGCGGATTGCGTCTATTTGCGAAGCATTTTTGGTCAGAAGCACGCTTGAGGCGGATAGGTTCGTAAGTCTAGAGGAGTACTCACTTGAGCAGGATGGCTCTAAGATGGAGGAGCTTTAACAGGCAGGTGGTTGAGTATGAAGTTACACAGTTCTCAGGGCTCAAGCTACCGCCCATTAGCATTGCACCTTGTTGCAATGTATTCCTAGAAATCAATCGCTTAGTGGGGTTACGCAATTGAATGGCACTCTAACCAACGTGATTTTGCCTCTATGAAGCTTTCTGTGCTGCTTAGCGTTCTGTTGCTTGCGATCGCAACAGGTGGGTTAGTGGTCACAAACCCTGACCTTGATGCCTACGAGCAATATGCCAGCCGGCAGGCTGAGCAGTACTTGACCGAAGAGATTTGTACCGAACTTCCGAAGGAAGTTAACGATCTACTGGGAGGGCAGTGTGTCGAAGTCGTGCAAACGCTGCAACCTAATGTGGAGAGGTTGATTCGAGATCGCACAGAACGCCTAAATCTCGGTGTGGCGAGTATTTATCGCACCTCATTGGGGATTCCAGAATTAGCCATGTTACCCCGCTACGAGATTGAGACCATTGGCATTCTAGGTCGGTTTATCACCTACCGGGCAACCCAGGTGCAGTAGACGACATGTGTAGGCGTCAGCTTTAATTTGATAGCAACCTACAGGCAACCGGCTGCATGCATAGTAGCGCTAAGCGATATGGGCTTTGCCAATACAGCGATCGCCCGACTTAACAATTAAGACATTAAATAGACTGATATCTGTATCATCAGGAAACGGGACATTAAAAGAACCACTGGTCTGCTGGAGAGCGCCTAGGTCAACGGTGCGCTTGGATAAATCACCTCTAATTGTGAGATAAGCTCTTAAATCCGAGGTATCTGCATCCGTCTGGAAATTTTGAAACGCTAAATCCCCCCCAACACCGGCAATGACGGCAACACCAATGCTGCCGGTTGTCGTATGCCCCTCTAAGCCCGAAAACGTACTCATCAATCCAGAGTCCTAATATTTTTGTAAGGTGCTTCTCGCACAAATAATCGAGTTAGGCAACCTGTCGTAAAACTCCTTGCAAGCAAGTCCGAACAGTGCCCAGGCAATTGTAAAGGATATTCTCTACAGTTTTCAGGGCCTGCAGCAGATTGGTGTCAGTCTCTCTTTGAACGACGTTTGAGGGTGAATCCCCCAAATGCCAGGGCAGCGAGCGTCCCTAGAACGGTACCCGGCTCTGGAATCGGTTCAGGTTCACAGCCGACAATCACCAAAGAGCTGACAATCGTACAGTGATCTGGATCCGGATCTGGATCGGTGTCTGCAACTTGTAACACCAGACTGGCGGGGGAACCTAATAAATCGGAGAATCTGACCCCTTCACCACCGGATACCTGAGTTCCCCCTAAAGAACTCAAGGCGAGACCCAGGGAAAAATCTCCAGAGCCCAGCCGTGCTTCGTTGAGAGAACTAATTGCTGCAGCACTGAGCGTAATTTCCAAAAATCCTGTCAGAGGGTTCACACCGGGCGTGCCAAAGACGGTTCCTTCTCCATAGACAGCACCACTCCCTAAGTCGTCGAAAATACCCAAACCTTCTGCTGACGGCGGGTCACTGGCTAGCTCATCAGACGTGGCAGACGTAACGTCGTAAACCGTCACCGTCTCGCTGGAGTCACCTGAAAAATAAAGGTCTTGGGGAAGCCGCAATGTGGCCCCTTCAATCTCTGACTCTAAGTCACTGACGTCAAAGTTAAAGAAGGAACGAAACTCCAGAACCTCAGACACCTCCGGATCTTTAAACTCTCCTGTAAAAGTATTTCCAATCTTGCCAGGGCCACCGTTATTCCTCCCATCTTGCCGATACCAACCCTGCTCACTGGCCCCCAGCGTCAACGTTGCTGCTTCTGCAGAGCCGCCCAGAACGAGGACTGTCATCACAATCACAGAACTCGCGAAATTTCTGAACAGTGAAGCTTTCATAAACCTTTCTCCACCTGCTTAGCCGTGCTTATTCCGAAACACAGCAGTCTATATCTTTGGTAGACACACCTTTACCCCTCAGTTGCCTTACCGACCCCTAGAAGCCGAGAAACATTCACCGTTGGGATTATCAGAATCTTTGAGCAGCGATCCGACAAACCTGTCATTGCAAGCTAAAGGCGCTTTAAGGGAGATAACCATAAGTCGGTCAGCAATATTGCGGTCGTTATTTCCCTAAGAGACCTATTCTCAAAAGCTTGCCGCGGTTCGTCATTTGCTTACACTCTCAACTAGTACACCCCATCACCCTCATACCCAATATGGTCTTTACACGCAGAGAGGCTCAATGGTCAGCGGCACATCTTTATCTACACCCAAAATACAGCCGACATTTTTAAGGAAAGTGTGAACATGCTGCTGAATGCCATCAAAACCTTCACCCTCAGTTAAAGGCGCTT is drawn from Leptolyngbya sp. SIO1E4 and contains these coding sequences:
- a CDS encoding phycobiliprotein lyase; this translates as MDIVNFFEKVEGTWFSQRTTHFSLGMPSQTAQSTLQIVHLTASDPHISALCQQFAANPDQTAFALRIQQEATKSLYGSAANTPQRTTVLIGLKSNHAWAGAFFSQTEQESATTGQYHLENEVLTLTTVNDQLRSEERLWFMNPNLRMRTSLLKRADGFQMASFCSEVRRSPKT
- a CDS encoding PEP-CTERM sorting domain-containing protein (PEP-CTERM proteins occur, often in large numbers, in the proteomes of bacteria that also encode an exosortase, a predicted intramembrane cysteine proteinase. The presence of a PEP-CTERM domain at a protein's C-terminus predicts cleavage within the sorting domain, followed by covalent anchoring to some some component of the (usually Gram-negative) cell surface. Many PEP-CTERM proteins exhibit an unusual sequence composition that includes large numbers of potential glycosylation sites. Expression of one such protein has been shown restore the ability of a bacterium to form floc, a type of biofilm.), whose product is MKASLFRNFASSVIVMTVLVLGGSAEAATLTLGASEQGWYRQDGRNNGGPGKIGNTFTGEFKDPEVSEVLEFRSFFNFDVSDLESEIEGATLRLPQDLYFSGDSSETVTVYDVTSATSDELASDPPSAEGLGIFDDLGSGAVYGEGTVFGTPGVNPLTGFLEITLSAAAISSLNEARLGSGDFSLGLALSSLGGTQVSGGEGVRFSDLLGSPASLVLQVADTDPDPDPDHCTIVSSLVIVGCEPEPIPEPGTVLGTLAALAFGGFTLKRRSKRD
- the ftsE gene encoding cell division ATP-binding protein FtsE; this encodes MTSVVTRSNSQYERLPEDVRSRLSDRFQMVSPPAAGTVPARPNRSAVPDSRTVPKSQFKQPKASKPPRTAPQRDVVVVLQNVSKAYSNGSQALVDVNLQMHKGDFFFITGPSGAGKSTLLKLLYGQERPSSGDVMIEGTSLSRLRGNQLAMVRRRIGVVFQDYKLIPRRTVAENVAFVLWAQGYTRKEIHRRLWPTLKMVGLQDKANCFPDELSGGEQQRVSIARAIVGTPPLLLADEPTGNLDSENALQVVKILKKLNSIGITVIVTTHNEHLVRISNHPVVQLKNGCLRHLRR
- the ruvB gene encoding Holliday junction branch migration DNA helicase RuvB, which encodes MAIISSKSSPESQPPRRRSQSGTKPQETVPLPLTPSLVRGAEERPASPQEDSLRPQRLADYIGQKSLKEVLDIAIRAAKSRQEPLDHLLLYGPPGLGKTTMALILAQEMGVDCKITTAPALERPRDIAGLLVNLKPGDVLFIDEIHRLPRVTEEILYPAMEDSRLDITIGKGQSARTRSIPLQPFTLVGATTRVGALTSPLRDRFGLIQRLRFYEVDELTQIALRTAQVLNTPIQPDGAEEIARRSRGTPRIANRLLKRVRDYVEVKASGAITRAIAAEALELFNVDPCGLDWTDRRLLSVMIENFNGGPVGLDTMAAATGEDAQTIEEVYEPYLMQLGYLQRTPRGRVVTRAACHHLGYGDAVIVPTLTTEQQLPLM
- a CDS encoding DUF4359 domain-containing protein, whose translation is MLLSVLLLAIATGGLVVTNPDLDAYEQYASRQAEQYLTEEICTELPKEVNDLLGGQCVEVVQTLQPNVERLIRDRTERLNLGVASIYRTSLGIPELAMLPRYEIETIGILGRFITYRATQVQ
- a CDS encoding NAD(P)-dependent oxidoreductase encodes the protein MSDLLQTSENTDRKRIFITGASGCIGHYLIETLLADTLHHLFLLVRNPAKLMFNWQDEPRIQVIQDDIRNVDAHAELLATMDIAILAATSWGGAPEIYDINVTGNHRLMSLLNVDRCEQVLYFSTASILDNHNQPLPEAGVIGTEYIRSKYQCYLKLPELAIFPKVTTVFPTLVFGGDKDKPYSHISAGIQEVVKWMGLIRFLKADGSFHFVHGKDIALVVNYLIEHPAGPGEPRQVIIGNPALTVNQAVEQISDYLGLRIFFRIPLSLWLADRIIDRFNIRMDEWDRFCLKYRHFVYENPVHPARLGLKPHCPTVADLMQLSGVLSG
- a CDS encoding uroporphyrinogen decarboxylase; its protein translation is MVGLNQVPLLLRAARGEVLDRPPVWMMRQAGRYMKVYRDLRDKYSSFRERSENPDLAIEISLQPWHAFKPDGVILFSDILTPLTGMGIPFDIVESKGPIIDTPIRSQAQVDAVHGLDPDTATPFIRTILGALRAEVGNEAAVLGFVGSPWTLAAYAVEGRTSKNYANIKGMAFSEPAMLHQLLSKLADNIAVYACHQIECGAQVVQLFDSWAGQLSPMDYRTFALPYQQQVVRQVKARYPETPLILYISGSAGVLDLMGESGVDIVSVDWTVDMAEARRRLGPNIAVQGNVDPAALFGSKKFIRDRIFDTVQKAGRRGHILNLGHGILPGTPEENAAFFFETGKQLDQLLAVPA